GCTAGAACACATGCCCATGTACtagaccgtgtgtcacacacggctgagacacacgcctatgtctctgcccgtatggacaaaataaggtcatttccaagccttattcTTCACTCAATTTCATCTTCCAcctatataaacatttaaacacattCAAGAGCCAATTCAAGACATTTAAACCTAGCGCAATTcaagtcttatgcatgacatattaaTACCTGTGATCAAATGTCCAACTTACCAAGATAGCCTaatacttataaacatgttttacCAAATACACTATCATAAACTAATATCCAATATACTTATATGATTTTCCTCATTCACCCCTTTAAACATACTCATCAAGCATATTAAGactatttatatatcaaaacatatcactTAATAGCCGTTCCAATGGCTAATTTCAACCAACATTACATTGCCATCAATGGTAacatttaacctatacatgtcattattaccaaaattagtttactatttatatatataccgaaaAGTCAAggggatagtgtgatgtagctataactagcttccaacctttacgagcctccgagtactataaaacagaggaaataagacagagtaagcacttaatgcttaataagttcatataacgggaaattaacttaccattcatttacttatataataaacatgcataatacatcCAAAACAATTTGGCAATTAGCCTAACACATATAACCTCAAAAAACATGTTagtaatgtatttcatgtgaataacaagaacaaggatgagctcatcagGTATCGAGTTTCCAAgtatttcatgcatatatagataatagtttcttttttatttcacatgttCTCATGTCAGAATTTCAGCCGttaaatcatttgaaatctcgaTGGATACTTGGGTAGTACACCTGAAGTGTATAATACTATAAATTCGTCAATTCAGATCTAGGAGTGCTTTTATGAGCACTTAAACAAAAAACTCTCTCTCAAGCACTATAATCGGAAGCTCATTGAGCCTTGTAAtaggaagcttatccgggcaatataacgagaagctcacaaagagcctgtAACGAGTAGCTCCAAAGAGCAATTAACGGGTAGCACCAgatagccatataacgggaaattCAAGCGAGCACTAaagggaagctcacaaagagcctttaatcgggaagctcacgaagagccatataacgggacgctcataagagttgcggtgtgcccacaacacatgtagggttacaaccgatcgggatgctccgaagagcatTTAACGAGAAGCTCGTAAGAAcactataacgggaagcttgagAGGGCTTGTAATGGGACACTCTTTCGAGCTGCGATACGtccacaacatatgcaggaAAACTACCATTTTGGGAAACAAAaccttgtatccatcgaatctcATTATCCAAATgagacttatttatttatcaggGATTTTCAGTTATGAGACCAATTAATACACATATATGACATTTAcacaatttacatattcaacactcaacataagcatataaatatatacaattaagttacacgaacttacctcgacaattgttCGTGACTTGTAaactactaatccgatactttttcttttccacgatctaactccgtttttgatctatccggatctatacgagtaaatttaacatcaatttaataaaatttacattaaattcaATCCAAGtcacatcttaggaaaaattatCGTTTcacccttatacttttaattaataacgatttcatccctaggctcggaaaattaaattcatgcaatttaaatCCTTATCCCAAGCCtagatattttcatatatataaatagcagcccattaattccatgaaattttagaattttccatgaattcaacaacttttcatttaatccctaaatcatgATTTCATCCAAAATCCTTTAATAAAATACCTTTAAGTATCCatcaacatctcaatttcatcatctaatAACTAAAACCATATAAACTTATCAATTTtatcttccaaaactttcaataaaatcaaaactaatgaaatgGTTAGTTGGACGTAATTGTAAAAgtcccaaaacataaaaatttcaaggaaagagCAAGAATTACACTTACatgaagaaaatattgaaaaaaacaacttaaaccctcttcaatggttgttttaaaactgaaaaatgatgatgaaaatgcctagaatttcaatttcccatttatttcacttaaatttggcaaaatttacaattttgcccttatttcacatcaattccttgatttttctatgcttatgccgcctcagccaTCCCATGTGGGTccaatttcccttttagtcctccTTTATTTGCTATTTaggctatttaatcactatttctttaattagtaagttttacacttttttcaatttagtcctttttaattaattaactaccaaaacgttaaaattttttaacgaaactttaatactaccttaatgacaccccgtaaatatttataaaaatatttacgacttgGTTTATAGGACCGAGATCTCGATGCCTCTTTTCTAAATCACTTGACCTAATAAAGtcttataaaacacaaattactaattcaaaaaatcttttaaaaaccacatttggctcgtaaatattaaataataaaaatttatgagcTCATTTTTCggatttggtggtctcgaaccactgtttctgacatcactgaaaatcgggctgttacacaagTACTGTATTTGTTCCACCTTTGTAGCGGAGGCGTTAGCAGTGGTGCATGGGCTACAATTTACTATCGACTTAGGCTTCCGACATGTTATAATAGAAAGTGATCctttattagttattttgaagCTAAACTTGCAAGAAACTGACTTATTGTAGATAAACTTGTTTACCTGAGATGCGAAGAAACTCTCGTAAAGCTTCATTTCCTGCCGATTTGTGTTCATCACTAGAAATGGTAACCAGACTACACATGAAATGGCATTAGAGGGGATGCTTAGGCAATGGGAGGCTTTTTGGGTAGAAGATGCACCATCACCGGCATAGTCTCACTTATCATTAAGCCACGACCTCATTGCTTTATATAACACCATCAATCTTGTCTCAAATTCGAAAATCCTATTCAACTAACTTGAATTTAAATAGGATCcaatcttattttataaaagttcaATACTTTGAATTTGTTCAATCCGAACTTGAAATCACAAATACAAATTAGATCAAATCAAGATGtcattaaattataagatatttttcatttacaattcaactccaaacaaaatatttgacctgcataatcataaaaagttttcaaaatataaatttgttaaataataaaggTTAACTCTGTTAAAATTTGACttcattttattctctttaataatataataactaaattgatctatttaataaCAGAGAGATTTGATCCAATACCTATAATGAAGAACCTATCATATACTTacacaaatatttattacattcGTATTTCTTTTTCACcgaataattatttcattttaacaaaCCAAACGTATAGTTGATCAAATTCAAACCCAATTCGAACGGACTCAAGTGAGAAGCAAAAGAGTGAGTAGGTCCCACATTGTATGTGGAACGTGTAACCCACGGTATGAGCAAGAGCGTGGGATAGGTAATTTATTGCTTATTTAAGTAGTGGCGAAAAGGTTGCTCAAGTGAAAATTGCTTGGGAAGATTGGAAGAAGGACAGGCCGAGAAAGCAGGGAGCAtatgacatgtaattattttagtttatttatttaattgtataaattttacgaaaatattatatttttagataattttgtaattttaataactaaaaatttataataaactcCAATCCTAAGACTTAAAATTCTTTATCTAATTAAAAAGGTGAGATTATTATcatcaaaatgttttatttttcattccaacaattttagttcaatctcttaattaaaatttactttttttaataaagatgTTAATGTGTTCAACTATTACTATtactactaataataaaatcaaattacatgaaattaaaatataaaaattaaatgattaaaatatatgtggTTAATGTTTGTGTACTTTTTTTACATGTGTTAgttcttctatttttatttatagaatttaataattatcttttttaatttaaaattcaagtctaattattaatataatttaaaaattctataaatttttaatataatattttaaaataaaatttcactaGTGATGAAGAAGAATGTTgcaatgaacttgaatttaacataaGAATTTTAACGTTGTTAATAATTGTACTTGCATCTTAACCAAATTAAATCCCTAAGTTGAATTAGCAATAAAGCAATATTTAGTCCATGAGCTCAACAACTtctcacaatttagtctttgatttttttttgtccataTTAGTCTAACAATTAACAACTTTTCcaagttttgaaaaatatcaTGTTATCACATAGatctaaattaagaaaagttgCAAGTTCCAAAACTAAtgtggacaaaaaaaatttagggattaAGTTGAAAAAAGTTGTAAAGCTTGGGGCTAAATGTTGTCTTATCCCTTGAAtatagtacaaggactaaaaccataatttcaccgttttattatttaatatacagTAAACATTATATTTATAACTGTTGAGAGGGTGTGGGAGCAAAATATAAATAGAGTTTGTTTTGGTTCTTCTCCATAGCCCCAGCTTTAATGGCGTGAAGAGAGTAGAAAGGGAGagtgtatgtatataaatttctACGGTTCTTAAAAAGTAACCGTATGTGATGTGGTCTCCTTCAATCTTTGCATGCTTCACCAACTCTTCAAACAAAgagaaaacccaaaaattaaattcatttttcatatcACTGAAACTGCAATTCGTGTAATTCATATTGTTCTTCACTCAAAGAAAACCAACcccaattttttctttttttttcgaaatCTGAGCAAAACCCGGACGATAAGAAGTGGTAATTGATTCTGGGTATATGTTATTTAAGTCTTTTTCGATTTGTATCTGATGTgggtattttgattttttgtttttgtttttgtttttttgttgttgttggaaGCCATAGCTGAGATTttggtgaagaagaagaagaagaaagatagaGGAAACATGAAGGACGATGAGGAGTTTGAAATGTTGTTAGATGAGATCCCTCATGCAACAtcacatcatcatcatcatcatcatctgcaAAAAAaacatgatgataataatattcATCATCATGTGAATGGGTCATTTCATGGCATGTATGGTCTTATGTATGATGGTACATCAAGTCATTATCATAAGCATACATGTGTTTCTCCTGTAAGCGGTTTCTCTTTACACTCAGATGGTTCTTCCTCGAGTCTGTTTTCTAATGATGGACAGCAGTCTTTGTCTGAAAATGGATCACCAACTCCACCGGCATTAGAGGACCTTAAGCCACACTTGCCTAATGCACTGCTGATGGATTCAGCTGTTAGGAACAAGGGTGGCAGTGAGGGTGGCTTGATTGGTGAATTGGGTCTTTGTAGAAACCGTAGTAAAATGTATATTAGCAACGATCAAGAAAAAGTTGATCCCAGTTTTAGAGATTTTGTGGGAATTCAACCCACTGTTCCAATGAGTGTTCCATTGAGTTTTAATGGTGGGTTTAATATGGCATTTTCCAACGATGCTTTGGGTTCTCACCAGGGAATGAGTTGTTTGAATGGTGCAATGAGATCTCCATGGCAGAAAGGAGATTCTGTATTGAATTTAAGCACTTCTTTGAGTAAACTTTCAGTGAATGATGCTTTGGTCCATGGTTCTCCCAGGTTGATTCAAGCAACCCCTCGTGTAAGTGTTGAAAATCTGCTACATCATGGGCTACCATCACCATCCAATGGGATGGTTAGAGCACATTCTAATGCTAGAATCCCACATGAAGGTCTTGAGGCTTTTGCTACTGAGGATAGTTTCATTATCCAAGGAAAGGGTTTAAATTACATGATCAACAAGGGACTTGATTGTTGTTCTAGGGAGCAAAACAAAGGTTCTCTGCAGGAGGTTGATGCGAATAAGCGTCAAGAAAGAAGGTCATTGTCGTCACAGCTCGATGGTTGGTCTCATATTGCAGCCGTTTGTGGAAATGTTACGAATGCTAAGTTATATAGCCATTTCTCTTTGCCACCAAAGTGTAGCTCTTTGGCAGAAGCTCGCGGATACGTATACTTAATTGCAAAAGACCAACATGGCTGTAGGTTCTTACAACGGGTATTCGATGAGGGTTCCCAACTGGATGtgcaaataatatttaaggaGATCATTGATCATGTGGTTGAACTTATGATGAACCCTTTTGGGAATTACCTCATGCAGAAGTTATTGGAAGTGTGTAATGAAGAACAGAGAATGCAGATTCTGTTAATGGTTACTGAAGAACCAGGGCAACTTGTTAGAATATCTCTCAACACTCATGGGTATGTCTGACACCCTgcaatatatgtatgtatgcattcTTATCTGCAGGTTCTAACATAGTTTTTCATTCTTCCAGCACTCGTGTAGTTCAAAAGCTGATCGAGACTCTCAAAACCAGGCAGCAAATTTCACTGGTTATATCAGCACTTGAGCCTGGATTTCTATCTCTCATCAAGGACCTGAATGGAAATCATGTCGTGCAGCGTTGCTTGCAATGTCTTAGCAGTGAAGATAACAAGGTAAGCCTTCCATCTGCTGAATTGTTGTGCATTaacttatgaaaatttatttttttgtataagtTATGGACCATGACATCTTTTTTCGGGGTCTACATAAGGACAAGAGGTAAATGATATTTGATAGTATCCCTTTAGTCCCTAATAGATTGAGCCTTTAATCACATTCCATGTGCTTCATAACTGCAAGTCATATGAGCCGTTCAGTGGATGTCGTATTCTTTGGTTAATCATCAATTGGCGTCTGAACTCCAAAGTCGAAACGTGATGCGTCTTTTATAATATCAGAGtatgcttttttctttttctgataAAGGGTTAGATGTCTTAAGTTTAAGCAGGCAGAAAATTAATCAGCCATATAATGACCTATTTTCTCTTTGGAACTAAGAAAAGTAATGTAAACTTGATGCAAAATAGTGCCGTGTTTAACCACATCTTTGCTGTCAATATACGACATGCTGCCTGTTAGCTATTTTGTGCTGATGTTGCAGTTGGCAGCGAACTACTTGATTTATTAGGGTGGCATTTTATGTATCTTgatggttttatttaaaattctgtTAAGATAACGAATGCATAAGTACTTGTTGAATTTTGATCATTCTGCTTTTTTCCTGAGTCAATACTCTCCTCCATAGATAtctcacatttttattttcaaaccgCTTTCCAGTTTATCTTTGTAGCTGCTGCAAAGTATTGCGTTGATATTGCAACTCATCAGCATGGCTGTTGCGTTTTGCAACGATGCATTAGCCATTCAACTGGTGAGTATCGAGATAAGTTGGTTGAAGAAATATCCACCAACGGGCTTTTACTAGCACAGGATGCATATGGGTAAGTATTGATACGTTATTATTAGTctataattgattaattattaacCAGCACTCGGGGTGGGGGGGTTGGGGGGGGGGGAGCTTTTGTTATAAGAGAAATGTAGTCCTACCAATGACTTAGCTCTCAGCTTGAATTTTtctaggaaaaagaaaaagaaaatctcaaaGTACATAACTTGATATATAGATGTGTATGTAATTATAAGAATTTCTAATTTGCTGAATAGCCTAACTTCTTGGTCGACTGGAAATACAGAAGGCGTCGGAAGCAGAAAATCTTCTTGGCATATGGGGATGGTATTAGACCCTCGGTGTTTAGTTCTTATGTGATACTAGAATGTGGTGACCATTGCATGAAGTAAATTAATGGCTTGTTATGCGTTATGTATTAAATTCTGGCATGAAACATGCTGAATATCCTCATACTTGTCTACTCTCTTGTTCCTGTTGGAAAATAACTGTTTGTCTTCACTAGGTCCTTCAATGTTGATAAGGCTGAATTTACAGCCAGGTCTCTGAGACTGATCTCTTATCAATTCTTACATGAAAACTTCATGAAGTTTGCTTAACATATGGCCTCTTATACACATGATCATGCTGGGAAATTCAAATATaacttctttctttccttttcttttagaCATCCAGTGGCCCAAACTGTTTGTTTGGTCTACTGGAGTCATCTTTTGCTTCTTAACGTTAGAAAAAAATGGCAAAAAGAAGTCTTTGAAATGGTGAAAGCTTTGTATTTTTGGAATACTTAATTGTCATGAGACTGGTTAGTCCATTCTCTCCAATTGGGAATCAGTGGATCCTGCAAAGAAGTTTATGATAGAtactcttttcttttatgatataaaattaaaaacattcttgTTCACCGcagatttttgtttttcattttgcaGAAATTATGTTGTTCAGTTTATCTTGGAGTTAAAAATCCCATCTGCCACTTCAACTTTGGTTTCTCAATTTCAAGGGAACTATGTACACCTCTCATCGCAAAAGTTCAGCAGTCATGTGGTTGAAAAGTGCCTCGTGGTATTAAATGATGAGAGCCGGTCAAGAATCATCCGTGAATTGCTCTCTGCAACACACTTCGAACGGTTGCTACAAGATCCGCATGCAAACTATGTTGTGCAAACTGCTCTCCGTGTTTCTGAGGTTCTAAAGTCGATTACTTTCCTTTTATCAACGAAGCCCCCAATCCCTTAACAAACACTCTCCCTCGTGTCTGGTGCAAAAAGCACAGATATAATACCTACTACATGTATGGCTCATAGTTTTGGTCGAAAATACATGCTAATACGAGAAGGAAAACTTAATGATCTCACGTTAGGATCAAATTGTTTGGACCAAAACCCTCTCTCATCTCATCCGAATTACACACTCTGGTTTCTTactaatttattcatattttacaatattcTCATCGGTTTCTTTTGGCTTCTTTGTTGATGTTTGTGGTTATTGTTTTCTATGTCAGGGACCTCTGCACAACTCTCTCATTGAAGCAATCGAGTCCCGTAAGGCAATCTCGCGCAACAGCCCATATTCCAAGAGGATTTTCTCTCAGAAGCTTCTGAAGAAGTAATGTAAATTCTCCTTGTCTATGCAAGAAGCAaggttctgtttttttttttttttttgtcctacTGGATTTAACCATAAAAGGCTCATCATTGCCTATAACTAAAGCAAGAGTTTTTATCTTCTCAAAGTTCATGGAATTGTCTTTCCATGCACTCTGAAAAGAGTGTAACAAATAAAGCAATTTTTGCTTCAAAAAGTTGCTTTAAATTTTGAACATTGTATTATCCTGTTGTCTTTTGGTTATCTCTATGCATTGCATATCAAATATCTGTGTTTACTTTGCAATTCTCACTGTATGAAATTGTACACTGTTTACAAGTCTTGGGGATTTTTATGGTTCCTCATATGTGAATGCTGCCATTTTGAATAATATGCATGAGGATAGATGCTGCATTAGAGTTTACTGTTCATTCTTTGGGGGTTAATTGCACAAGTGGTGCTCAAATTATAGTCCAGATTCTAAATTAGTCTTTGGACTTTTAAACATTCTAATTAAGTTCTCAAAGTTCTCAAAATATCAACATGTACTTCTACCAATTTAATGTCAACTTAATGCTAGCTTGGGCGTTAAATGTCATGTCGacattttagggtttttatggTTTACTCATTGGATGCTAATGTACATGAGGATAGACTTAATTTTTAGGGGTTAATTGCCCAAGAGGTCCTTGGGCACAGATGTGGAtgtcatttttaataatatgcAGGAGCACAAATGCGGCATTTGAGTTTACTCCATcttttttggaagttaattgcACGAGAGGTTCTCGAGCTATAATCcagattttaatttagtctttaaatattctaattgagttttcaaatttttaattttaatttaagcgTTAAATGTATAGCATATTTAAAacttgttgataaaatttgaaatatgggTATGCCAATTCAAGATTTTCATGCGATTAAGTacaaatgtgtttaaaattaatCCATGTTATGTTCAATTCAAGCTAACATTTTGACACAAGGACTTAATAGTAGtcaagtaaaatattttgaactttggagtttaatttaaaatttaaataataatttaacatttattcaATTCCTGGTCCTGTTCAAACAATAATTAAGTTATTCCCAAGTAGTAACTCTagagtttaatttaaaatttaaataataatttcacaaaatttaatcaattccCAATCTCACTAATCAATTTGGTCCGGTTCAAACAATAATTAAGTTGTTCCCAAGTAGTAGTATGTTGGGAATACAACTACCTACTGTCAAAATAATttgtaacaataaaaaaaaaaacaagtgtCTATGGTTGTTGATATTAATATCGAATGTGTTCATCAGTACATATCGTTTCAgctttaaactaatactaaattAATGGTGTAACTCGATCAATATCAATTTATATAGACAGAacgatttaaaattttgatatttaatttaatttttagtgttatttttttaatcattttaaatttttacaattacattagaaaatatatcatcatcaaattAAGTTATTgcacttaaataataattttaaaatttacatttgtattaaatgtatttttaggtatatattttattaataaacttgaaattatattacaaatatatattaaaactattGATAAATCAAAGTACATTCATATATGATTGATAAATCTACTATGGAGTTCGAGACTTTgacttaaataacaaaaaaaattagaaattaattaaaacatataaataaataaaaattcttagaTCGAGTcatgtcaagtttgaatttaGATTTTGAGATGTCAAATGAAATTgtggatttaaataatatttagattcatattttaaaattactatctTGAATGTGCGATGCGGATAAGCATCCTGaatattcattattaaatttaaatttgcattatttatgatatagatttgaatttcaaatccactaatttcaaaattcttataattttgattatatatataatgaattttatagGATTCAAATTAAGATTTTTGTGGATTTAAATATCCgaataataattgaaattttgagtctaattatttgctattttagacatcttttagataataatatttaatttaaatttaaatttagataataatatttggataaattataaataataaataagttatatttttagacATTTATGATTTAGAAGGTTAAATTAGtcatatatgtaaaaaaaagtttattggCTAAATAGGCcgattttttgaatatttagggaaataatttgtttttgaagAGAGAGTAGGAAAGTATGCCGAGCTAGACACGCTTGTCCTTTAAGTtgcatttttttaacttttttaatataattagtttGATTGGTCATatagttaaatgttagtgattttgtttcaagtttttataattaataaatatattattttcaaaaatattttattttaattcatcttttaattaacaactcttttattcataaattcaaataattattaaaaatatgattattttagtaaatataattttttatatgcgtaatatttatttttcaatccatatcatgagtgtagtaaattttagtattatatatttaaaatatttcacatataaacataatgatatttgaaataattaattgaaatatttcgcatataaaaatatttgaaatatcatacccacaatgtagatgaaaaaatatttgaaatattttacatataaaaataataatgacatttgaaataattattacattttataattttagaaatcacCTTACGCACAATATatgtgaagaaaataaatattatacataaataaaaatatatcaaaaaattagttgatgtttatattatatataaaggagttattaattttaaatattttaacataatgatatatgtaaaatatatatttgtattatataattacatatttattatttaatttatcaataaaagacttattaattaaaagatgaattaaaaaattaaaaaaatatttattaattaaaaatataaaaaagcttgaaacaatatgaaacaaaaattacaaattgaaCCTAGGACTTACGATAAAATTACTAACATTTAACTATTTAACTAAACAaacttattatattaaaaaatcagaaaatataacttaaaaacaaaagtgTATAGCTAGATGCGTTTTCCACGCACTCTCAAAAACGACttattttccttaaattttaaaaaaattaatctatttaatcaATAAACTTTTATTGTTAGCAtatagggtaaactaccaaaatagtcacttttgtttgccttaggttacattttagtcacttatgtttgaaatgttacgttttagtcacttacgttatcgtgttgtaacattttagtcaccgAGTCGTTAATTGTCGacaatggtgtaacggtaagttgatgtggcacgttaaatcatcatttcaaacaaaatttttaggttaaattctacaattggtccctatattttttcattttgaacaatttaaaaatttcttttatgttcttccaacttttttccattctc
The nucleotide sequence above comes from Gossypium raimondii isolate GPD5lz chromosome 13, ASM2569854v1, whole genome shotgun sequence. Encoded proteins:
- the LOC105783755 gene encoding uncharacterized protein LOC105783755 isoform X2, which produces MLHQLFKQRENPKIKFIFHITETAIRVIHIVLHSKKTNPNFFFFFRNLSKTRTIRSAEILVKKKKKKDRGNMKDDEEFEMLLDEIPHATSHHHHHHHLQKKHDDNNIHHHVNGSFHGMYGLMYDGTSSHYHKHTCVSPVSGFSLHSDGSSSSLFSNDGQQSLSENGSPTPPALEDLKPHLPNALLMDSAVRNKGGSEGGLIGELGLCRNRSKMYISNDQEKVDPSFRDFVGIQPTVPMSVPLSFNGGFNMAFSNDALGSHQGMSCLNGAMRSPWQKGDSVLNLSTSLSKLSVNDALVHGSPRLIQATPRVSVENLLHHGLPSPSNGMVRAHSNARIPHEGLEAFATEDSFIIQGKGLNYMINKGLDCCSREQNKGSLQEVDANKRQERRSLSSQLDGWSHIAAVCGNVTNAKLYSHFSLPPKCSSLAEARGYVYLIAKDQHGCRFLQRVFDEGSQLDVQIIFKEIIDHVVELMMNPFGNYLMQKLLEVCNEEQRMQILLMVTEEPGQLVRISLNTHGTRVVQKLIETLKTRQQISLVISALEPGFLSLIKDLNGNHVVQRCLQCLSSEDNKFIFVAAAKYCVDIATHQHGCCVLQRCISHSTGEYRDKLVEEISTNGLLLAQDAYGNYVVQFILELKIPSATSTLVSQFQGNYVHLSSQKFSSHVVEKCLVVLNDESRSRIIRELLSATHFERLLQDPHANYVVQTALRVSEGPLHNSLIEAIESRKAISRNSPYSKRIFSQKLLKK
- the LOC105783755 gene encoding uncharacterized protein LOC105783755 isoform X1; this translates as MLHQLFKQRENPKIKFIFHITETAIRVIHIVLHSKKTNPNFFFFFRNLSKTRTIRSAIAEILVKKKKKKDRGNMKDDEEFEMLLDEIPHATSHHHHHHHLQKKHDDNNIHHHVNGSFHGMYGLMYDGTSSHYHKHTCVSPVSGFSLHSDGSSSSLFSNDGQQSLSENGSPTPPALEDLKPHLPNALLMDSAVRNKGGSEGGLIGELGLCRNRSKMYISNDQEKVDPSFRDFVGIQPTVPMSVPLSFNGGFNMAFSNDALGSHQGMSCLNGAMRSPWQKGDSVLNLSTSLSKLSVNDALVHGSPRLIQATPRVSVENLLHHGLPSPSNGMVRAHSNARIPHEGLEAFATEDSFIIQGKGLNYMINKGLDCCSREQNKGSLQEVDANKRQERRSLSSQLDGWSHIAAVCGNVTNAKLYSHFSLPPKCSSLAEARGYVYLIAKDQHGCRFLQRVFDEGSQLDVQIIFKEIIDHVVELMMNPFGNYLMQKLLEVCNEEQRMQILLMVTEEPGQLVRISLNTHGTRVVQKLIETLKTRQQISLVISALEPGFLSLIKDLNGNHVVQRCLQCLSSEDNKFIFVAAAKYCVDIATHQHGCCVLQRCISHSTGEYRDKLVEEISTNGLLLAQDAYGNYVVQFILELKIPSATSTLVSQFQGNYVHLSSQKFSSHVVEKCLVVLNDESRSRIIRELLSATHFERLLQDPHANYVVQTALRVSEGPLHNSLIEAIESRKAISRNSPYSKRIFSQKLLKK